The following proteins come from a genomic window of Maribacter sp. HTCC2170:
- a CDS encoding HD family phosphohydrolase has protein sequence MEKLYKNQSLIYKYFLYVVSIFCIVFFFPKGGKFKYEFQKGKPWQYENLYAPFDFSVKKSSDEIASERQKVNERQFNYYRYDESVSNEVFADFEIKFSEIFKDRQINQSQLTALKSVGLDVLERIYKNGILLKPNQNEEGKQVYLIKQNAADQISFDDLYRIQDIENVTESALREQRLGEYNATLQSLFFDLVKPNVAYDNDLSQKAMEEELSKISLTRGTIDEGKLIIAKGEVVEADNYNILESLKDEFESELWASNNYYFILAGYTVLVALVLMMLFLFLKKYRPEIFENGTKVTFIFINILLMVFITTLVVKYNEAYVFVVPLCILPLILKTFFDARLGLFVHVLTVLILGFVVPNSFEYIFIQIIAGIVTILTVSELYKRANLFISVGQITLIYVVGYLAFHIIHEGNLDNIVWLTLGLFLLNGMITLFVQPLIYVYEKIFGLVSDVSLLELSDTNSKLLKELSNKAPGTFNHSLQVANLAEAAANEIGANAMLVRVGALYHDIGKLGNPNYFTENQITNVNPHDDLPATESARIIVNHVIEGIEIARRNNLPDRVIDFIRSHHGTTMVYYFYKKQQESGEEVNDEDFRYPGPIPFSKETAILMMADSVEAASKSLKNPTFLIIDEFVDKIIGGQMGANQFLNANITFREIEIIKKIFKQKLTNIYHLRVEYPE, from the coding sequence TTGGAAAAACTTTACAAAAACCAATCACTCATTTACAAGTACTTCTTATACGTTGTATCCATTTTTTGTATTGTTTTTTTCTTCCCAAAAGGAGGTAAATTCAAATATGAATTTCAAAAAGGGAAACCTTGGCAGTATGAAAACCTATATGCCCCTTTTGACTTTTCAGTAAAAAAATCATCTGATGAGATAGCTTCTGAAAGGCAAAAGGTGAATGAACGGCAGTTTAATTATTATAGATATGACGAAAGTGTATCAAACGAGGTTTTTGCCGATTTCGAAATTAAATTTTCTGAGATATTTAAAGATCGCCAAATAAACCAATCTCAGCTTACAGCTTTAAAAAGTGTTGGATTGGATGTTCTCGAAAGAATTTATAAAAATGGAATTCTTCTTAAACCCAATCAAAATGAAGAAGGAAAGCAAGTTTATCTAATAAAGCAAAATGCAGCTGATCAAATCAGTTTTGATGACCTATACAGAATCCAAGACATTGAGAACGTAACAGAAAGTGCTCTTAGAGAGCAGCGATTGGGAGAATATAATGCCACATTGCAATCGCTTTTCTTTGATTTGGTGAAACCGAATGTGGCTTATGATAATGACCTTTCTCAAAAAGCAATGGAGGAGGAGCTTTCTAAGATTTCCTTGACAAGAGGAACAATAGACGAAGGTAAACTTATAATTGCTAAGGGTGAGGTTGTAGAAGCGGATAATTATAATATTCTGGAATCCTTAAAGGATGAATTTGAGTCTGAGTTGTGGGCCTCAAATAATTATTATTTCATATTGGCAGGCTATACGGTATTGGTGGCACTGGTTTTGATGATGCTTTTTCTTTTTCTTAAAAAGTATAGACCTGAAATTTTTGAAAACGGGACCAAGGTTACTTTTATATTCATCAATATTCTATTGATGGTTTTCATTACAACTTTAGTGGTAAAATATAATGAGGCATATGTATTCGTAGTACCCTTATGTATTCTACCCTTGATTCTTAAGACATTTTTTGATGCGAGACTCGGGTTATTTGTGCATGTACTTACAGTGCTGATTTTAGGTTTTGTTGTTCCAAACAGTTTTGAATATATTTTTATCCAAATTATCGCAGGTATTGTTACGATTCTAACGGTATCAGAACTTTATAAAAGGGCAAATCTGTTTATTTCTGTTGGTCAGATAACATTGATTTATGTAGTTGGTTATTTGGCATTTCATATAATCCATGAAGGAAATCTGGACAATATTGTATGGTTGACTTTGGGGTTGTTTCTATTGAATGGAATGATAACCCTTTTTGTACAACCATTGATTTACGTTTATGAAAAGATTTTTGGATTGGTCTCTGATGTTTCTTTGCTGGAGTTGTCGGATACAAATTCCAAGTTGTTAAAAGAACTTTCGAATAAGGCGCCAGGCACCTTTAACCACTCATTGCAAGTTGCGAATTTGGCAGAAGCAGCCGCTAATGAAATAGGGGCAAATGCGATGTTGGTCCGTGTTGGGGCACTCTATCATGATATTGGTAAGTTGGGGAACCCTAATTATTTTACTGAGAACCAGATAACCAATGTAAACCCACATGATGACTTGCCAGCTACCGAGAGTGCAAGAATAATAGTGAACCATGTGATTGAAGGTATTGAAATCGCTCGAAGGAATAATTTACCTGATAGGGTCATTGATTTTATTAGATCGCATCACGGCACCACTATGGTCTATTATTTTTACAAGAAGCAGCAAGAGTCCGGTGAAGAGGTTAATGACGAAGATTTTAGATACCCTGGACCTATACCATTTTCTAAGGAAACGGCAATTCTTATGATGGCTGATTCGGTTGAGGCTGCGTCTAAAAGTTTAAAGAACCCTACCTTTTTGATTATTGATGAGTTTGTTGATAAAATAATAGGAGGGCAAATGGGCGCGAACCAATTTTTAAACGCCAATATTACTTTTAGGGAGATTGAGATCATCAAAAAAATATTTAAACAAAAGCTCACGAACATCTACCATTTGAGGGTGGAATACCCAGAATAG
- a CDS encoding PQQ-dependent sugar dehydrogenase — protein MITLKQTKRCIGFLIVAGFLIQCKQNKEMPLPPGDPDNGGLILPEGFEAVVVVDSIGSARHLAVNDNGDIYIKMRYAHPEGENIGLRDTDNNGKADIIKRFGVYDQKGWYGTGMRIYNDYLYFSTAGEVYRQKITPDKLVPEAKTELILTDDFKNALYGYSHIAKPITFDNDGHIYIPFGSPSDVCQPGDLDRKPGALGQYPCPELEWHAGVWQFDANRTNQLQKDGKRYATGIRSIVGMDWNDTDNTLYALQHGRDNMNRNWPDIYSPWQSAMLPAEEFLRVKEGSDAGWPYYYYDQIQGKKVLNPEYGGDGIKEGNGAENVQPIIGFPGHWAPNDLHFYKGDQFPKHYKNGAFIAFHGSTIRSPFPQSGYFVGFVPFKNGKAGDWEVFADGFVQVDKIVDTDEAGYRPMGIAMGPDGSLYISESEHGKIWRVMYKGDKKSFGPEQLAQMEKRKKQPHIRTPNETTDDLTPMRVESGAILYNKYCGSCHMSSGQGDGIRFPPIAGSKWVKGDQKNLINVVLNGLQGPIEVNGKPFDGIMPPMDYLEDKEIAEILTYVRKEFGDNATPVSSFSIKSGRYYAKKAKEDIN, from the coding sequence ATGATAACCCTAAAACAGACAAAAAGATGTATTGGTTTCCTCATTGTAGCAGGTTTTCTTATTCAATGTAAACAGAACAAAGAAATGCCTTTACCTCCAGGAGATCCAGATAATGGAGGATTGATTCTACCTGAGGGATTTGAAGCTGTAGTTGTAGTTGATAGTATAGGTTCTGCCCGTCACCTCGCCGTGAATGACAACGGAGATATATACATAAAAATGCGCTATGCCCACCCTGAAGGCGAAAACATAGGACTTAGGGATACTGACAATAACGGCAAGGCAGATATAATAAAACGATTTGGCGTATATGACCAAAAAGGATGGTATGGCACTGGGATGCGCATCTATAATGACTATTTATATTTCAGTACAGCAGGTGAGGTCTATCGACAAAAAATCACACCTGACAAGTTGGTTCCTGAGGCAAAAACTGAACTCATTCTCACCGATGATTTTAAAAATGCGCTCTATGGTTATTCGCATATAGCGAAGCCAATAACATTCGATAATGATGGCCATATCTATATTCCATTTGGTTCTCCCAGTGATGTTTGTCAGCCGGGAGATCTTGATAGAAAACCAGGTGCATTGGGACAGTATCCCTGTCCAGAGCTTGAGTGGCATGCAGGAGTCTGGCAATTTGATGCTAACCGGACCAACCAATTACAGAAAGATGGTAAAAGATATGCCACAGGAATAAGGAGTATTGTAGGTATGGATTGGAATGATACTGACAATACGTTGTACGCTCTGCAACATGGAAGGGACAATATGAACCGTAATTGGCCAGATATTTATTCGCCCTGGCAAAGTGCCATGCTGCCGGCCGAAGAATTTCTGCGAGTAAAAGAAGGTAGTGATGCTGGCTGGCCCTATTATTACTATGATCAAATACAGGGTAAAAAAGTCCTAAATCCAGAGTATGGCGGAGACGGAATTAAAGAAGGCAATGGCGCTGAGAACGTGCAGCCAATAATAGGTTTCCCAGGTCATTGGGCACCCAATGACCTTCATTTTTATAAGGGTGATCAATTTCCTAAACATTATAAGAATGGAGCTTTTATCGCTTTTCATGGGTCAACCATAAGGTCTCCATTCCCACAATCGGGGTATTTTGTTGGTTTTGTTCCCTTTAAGAATGGCAAAGCAGGGGATTGGGAAGTATTTGCTGATGGTTTTGTACAGGTAGATAAAATCGTCGATACCGATGAAGCTGGATACCGACCAATGGGCATTGCCATGGGACCAGATGGATCATTGTATATAAGTGAAAGTGAGCATGGGAAGATTTGGCGTGTGATGTACAAAGGGGATAAAAAGAGTTTTGGCCCAGAGCAATTGGCCCAAATGGAAAAACGTAAGAAACAACCACATATCAGAACTCCAAATGAGACAACCGATGACCTTACACCAATGAGAGTTGAGTCTGGAGCTATACTTTATAACAAGTACTGTGGTTCATGTCATATGAGTAGCGGACAAGGAGACGGAATCCGGTTCCCGCCAATTGCTGGATCTAAATGGGTCAAAGGTGATCAAAAAAATCTTATTAATGTAGTTTTAAATGGCTTGCAAGGACCTATTGAGGTAAACGGCAAACCTTTTGATGGGATCATGCCTCCAATGGACTACCTTGAAGACAAGGAAATTGCCGAAATACTGACTTATGTCCGAAAGGAATTTGGCGATAATGCCACGCCCGTTAGTTCATTCTCCATAAAATCGGGTAGATATTATGCCAAGAAAGCCAAAGAGGATATAAATTAG